A stretch of the Veillonella parvula DSM 2008 genome encodes the following:
- the cysK gene encoding cysteine synthase A, with protein MSIVTNQTTELIGKTPIYQLPNTNIYVKLEKYNVGGSVKDRAVLGMLQAAKEQGRIHENSIIVEATSGNTGIALAMVGAILHIKTVIIMPESMSKERRELIKAYGAQLILTPKETGMKGALERANEILAKYPNAFTLGQFVNPANPDMHYRTTGNEIVEQVPNVDVFIAGIGTGGTFTGVTRRLKEHNPNLKAIAVEPAGSPAITEGKGGPHKIQGIGAGFIPENFDQSLMDGVQTVSDEEAFSEVQTFMRESGISIGLSAGAAIVAAKRIAREEPKANIVVIAPDGVEKYLSLLDFGNNEYVK; from the coding sequence ATGAGTATAGTAACAAACCAAACAACTGAACTTATTGGTAAAACACCGATATATCAATTGCCAAATACCAATATTTATGTAAAACTTGAAAAATATAATGTAGGCGGTTCTGTAAAAGACCGTGCCGTACTCGGTATGTTACAGGCTGCAAAAGAGCAAGGTCGTATCCATGAGAATAGTATCATCGTAGAAGCCACAAGTGGTAATACGGGGATCGCTCTTGCTATGGTAGGTGCTATTCTACATATTAAAACAGTGATTATCATGCCTGAAAGTATGAGTAAAGAACGCCGTGAGCTTATTAAGGCGTATGGGGCGCAGCTCATCTTAACTCCAAAAGAAACAGGTATGAAGGGGGCTCTTGAGCGGGCAAATGAAATTTTAGCGAAGTATCCAAATGCTTTCACCTTGGGCCAATTCGTAAATCCTGCAAATCCAGATATGCATTACCGCACGACGGGTAATGAAATTGTAGAACAAGTGCCAAATGTCGATGTATTTATAGCGGGTATTGGTACAGGTGGTACTTTCACAGGCGTTACAAGACGATTGAAAGAACATAATCCTAATCTAAAAGCCATTGCTGTAGAGCCAGCGGGATCTCCTGCTATTACCGAAGGTAAGGGCGGCCCTCACAAAATACAAGGTATTGGGGCTGGTTTCATTCCTGAAAACTTTGACCAAAGCTTGATGGACGGCGTGCAAACTGTAAGTGATGAAGAAGCTTTTAGCGAGGTGCAAACCTTTATGCGTGAAAGTGGTATCTCTATTGGCCTTTCCGCGGGGGCGGCCATTGTAGCGGCAAAACGCATTGCTCGTGAAGAACCTAAGGCGAACATCGTTGTTATTGCACCTGATGGAGTAGAGAAATATTTATCTCTCTTGGACTTCGGCAACAACGAATACGTTAAATAA
- the epsC gene encoding serine O-acetyltransferase EpsC produces MMQGLRDLWGKIQYNIKRVMDSDPAATSVWMIIWTYPHITALFWHFFAHRLYKAGWPILARRVALHSRHVTGIEIHPGATIGRGLFIDHGMGVVIGETAIVGDNVTLFHQVTLGGMSSKKVKRHPTIEDDVLIGTGTKILGDITIGARTKIGCNLVIKHDIPKDMVIFETDPENMYVRKPSRNATAAQAEDKKIPDNYIEYYI; encoded by the coding sequence ATGATGCAAGGTTTGCGCGATTTATGGGGCAAAATTCAATATAATATTAAGCGCGTAATGGATTCTGACCCAGCTGCCACAAGTGTATGGATGATTATATGGACATATCCACATATTACGGCTTTGTTCTGGCATTTCTTTGCCCACCGTTTATATAAGGCGGGGTGGCCAATCTTGGCTCGTCGTGTGGCTCTACATTCTCGGCATGTAACGGGCATTGAAATCCATCCAGGTGCGACGATTGGTCGCGGACTCTTTATCGATCATGGTATGGGTGTTGTTATTGGTGAAACAGCTATTGTAGGCGATAATGTAACCTTGTTCCATCAAGTAACATTAGGTGGGATGTCTTCTAAAAAGGTAAAGCGTCATCCGACCATTGAAGATGATGTACTCATCGGTACGGGTACAAAAATTTTAGGGGACATTACGATTGGGGCGCGCACGAAGATTGGCTGTAATCTCGTTATCAAACATGATATTCCTAAGGATATGGTAATTTTTGAAACAGATCCAGAAAATATGTATGTTCGTAAACCTAGTCGCAATGCAACTGCTGCACAAGCAGAGGATAAGAAAATCCCTGATAATTACATAGAATA